In Calothrix sp. PCC 7507, one DNA window encodes the following:
- a CDS encoding zinc metalloprotease HtpX — MRNQLKTAILLAALSGLLIAISYWVIGGTTGVIIGIGLAAVTNLFSWYQSDKIALAVYRAQPVSEREAPGLYRIVQRLSARANIPMPRVYIVPSQTANAFATGRDPEHAAVAVTEGILNILPEDELEGVIAHELTHIINRDTLTQAVAATIAGAVSFLAQMVSYSLWFGGGSRDNDRGGNPLGVLLTVILAPVAATIIQLAISRTREFSADAGAARLTNNPRALARALQRLESTARQLPLDGNPAFEPLLIINPISGKFLGNLFSSHPATEIRVKELLKLEQQLPTTA, encoded by the coding sequence ATGAGAAATCAACTGAAAACGGCTATTTTATTAGCTGCCCTGAGTGGCTTATTAATTGCAATTAGTTACTGGGTAATTGGTGGTACTACAGGTGTAATTATAGGAATTGGTTTAGCAGCAGTAACTAACCTGTTTTCTTGGTATCAATCAGATAAAATTGCCTTAGCTGTCTACCGTGCCCAGCCAGTCAGCGAAAGAGAAGCACCAGGACTGTACCGCATAGTGCAGAGATTGTCTGCTCGTGCCAATATTCCTATGCCTCGAGTTTACATTGTTCCCAGTCAAACTGCTAATGCTTTTGCCACGGGGCGTGACCCAGAACATGCTGCGGTTGCTGTGACTGAAGGTATTTTGAATATCTTACCAGAGGATGAACTGGAAGGTGTGATTGCCCACGAACTCACACATATTATTAATCGTGACACCTTGACACAAGCTGTTGCTGCTACCATTGCTGGTGCCGTTTCGTTTTTAGCGCAAATGGTGAGTTACAGCCTATGGTTTGGCGGTGGTTCACGAGATAATGATAGAGGTGGCAATCCTTTAGGAGTGCTATTAACAGTGATACTTGCCCCTGTGGCTGCCACAATCATTCAGTTAGCAATCTCCCGCACACGAGAGTTTTCAGCTGATGCTGGTGCTGCTAGATTGACTAACAATCCCCGTGCTTTAGCCCGTGCGTTGCAGAGGTTAGAATCCACAGCCAGACAATTACCTTTAGATGGTAATCCTGCCTTTGAGCCGTTATTGATTATCAATCCGATATCTGGGAAGTTTTTAGGTAATTTGTTTTCCAGCCACCCCGCTACCGAGATTCGAGTGAAAGAATTGCTGAAACTAGAACAACAACTCCCGACAACAGCTTGA
- a CDS encoding ExeM/NucH family extracellular endonuclease, whose protein sequence is MALNAGNIAFVGFNADGNDNLAFVALVNIPAGETIYFEDNEWNGSSFADTNEGAFSWTSTAAVAAGTIVRIDNIGTGTISASTGTVVASVTGRGGNRGIAAGDEVIYAYQGTPGTPTVFLTAIANGGFSAANGVLTGTGLTAGTNAIDLSSVDDDADIGAYNASRSGQTSFASYLSLINNPNNWVTQDGTGDQSADGTPPDVPFSATGFTVTAGTPNIQITEYMYNPTTAAVSGEFVEFTNLGTSAVDFTGWSFDDNSRTPGSFSLSAFGIVQPGESVILTESDATAFRTAWNLPSTVKVIGGLNQNLGRADEINLYDASNNLVDRLTYDDQTFAGTIRTQGASGWTEIANLNDTTIDADWKLSVVNDAQNSQTSTGGDIGNPGIYNFSPGVNIFQSGGSTNIAEGGATDSYKVVLKTQPTANVTISINPGSQTTTNPATLSFTTANWNVPQTVTVTAVDDAVGEGNHTGNISYLATSSDSNYNGITIANVIANITDNDGGNTAPTIQADNETVIDPEKVTAFLSIPNNSPTGSPAAFVSGVINDPTDPARTIGIEFNVADAETAAGSLTVTATSSNTAVVANGNLGITGTGNSRNLKITPTGVGFADITVTVSDGTLSNSYVIKYAASAAGNTNSRFLTGTSDASTAIAIDSNYIFVADDEDQTIRLYDRNNSGLPINSFDFTASLGLSGSSEVDIEASTRIGNTIYWLGSHSNNSSNEDRPNRERIFATQISGTGANTTLTFQGYYKFLEDDLIAWDNANGQVLGLAASAANGVSPEVANGFNIEGLTIAPDGTTAYVAFRAPNEPTTNRTKALIVPVTNFTSILNNSGGTTGSATFGSPIQLDLGGRGIRSIERNASNQYIIIAGPAGAATGTAPNDFRLYTWTGNSADAPVLRAADLTALNAGGSFESIVEVPNSLTSGTQIQVLVDNGDTVWYNDSTISKDLAQNNFQKFRSETITLGNEVTAPTITKIHDIQGSGSTFNTGFGGTRTIEGIVVSAFLGSTKLNGFYVQEEDADADTNFSTSEAIFVFDSSGQFTGVAGDKVRVTGTVAEFTSTSSGVTSSLTQLSSVTSVVNLGASTLPTITNIQLPVTSVADLERYEGMLVNVSGGTGNLTVTEYFELGRFGQVVLAANGASNQPGTDGRLDQYTQFNAPSVSGNSAYLAEIAKRQIILDDGRNTQNPDPIIFARGGNPLSASNTLRGGDTVASITGVLDERFEGYRIQTSTGVNFTPANPRPTTVPDVGGTLKVASFNVLNYFNGNGTGGGFPTSRGAENLNEFNRQRDKTIAAIIGLNADVVGLIELENDGYGATSAIQDLVNGLNAVAGAGTYAFINPGTSLATDEITVGLIYKPGKVTPVGAAAAIPNGYGSGSFDLVGRKPLAQTFQQISTGESFTAVVNHFKSKGSSSGGVGDADAGDGQGLSNGTRTRQAQDLAQWLATNPTNTTDPDYLILGDLNAYAKEDPLTTLQNAGYNNLLPNTSYSYVFDGQVGSLDHALGTSSLASQVTGAEKWHINADEPTVLDYNTNFKSAGQQTSLYNADAFRSSDHDPVVVGLDLYSINVIAPPAGSRNPITGTAGNDRIFGGAGAKTITTGAGRDEIVYTNINEVGHRITDFEVGKDKIVLTQLLDSLVSGGYNGTNAITDGYVKLVQGSTASASILQIDNDGLVGSAIFRNFLVLDNVSQQLANNTQNFVF, encoded by the coding sequence ATGGCTTTGAATGCTGGCAATATCGCATTCGTAGGTTTCAACGCTGATGGCAACGACAATTTAGCCTTTGTGGCGCTGGTAAATATTCCTGCAGGTGAAACGATTTACTTCGAGGATAACGAGTGGAATGGCTCTAGCTTCGCTGATACTAACGAAGGTGCTTTTAGTTGGACTTCAACTGCTGCTGTTGCTGCAGGAACCATCGTTAGAATCGACAACATAGGTACTGGTACTATCTCAGCCAGTACAGGAACAGTTGTGGCATCAGTCACTGGCAGAGGTGGAAACCGAGGTATTGCTGCTGGTGATGAGGTGATTTATGCTTATCAGGGAACACCAGGCACACCAACTGTCTTTTTAACAGCGATCGCTAATGGCGGGTTTAGTGCTGCTAACGGGGTGTTGACTGGAACAGGGCTAACAGCTGGTACTAATGCTATCGACTTAAGCAGTGTTGATGATGATGCGGATATTGGTGCTTATAATGCTTCGCGTAGTGGACAGACGAGTTTCGCATCTTATCTTTCACTAATTAATAATCCCAATAATTGGGTGACACAAGATGGTACTGGCGATCAAAGTGCTGATGGGACACCACCAGATGTACCCTTCAGCGCAACTGGATTCACCGTTACAGCTGGTACTCCCAACATCCAAATCACCGAGTATATGTACAATCCGACAACTGCTGCTGTCAGCGGTGAATTTGTCGAATTTACTAACCTTGGCACGAGTGCGGTAGATTTTACTGGCTGGAGCTTTGATGATAACTCCCGCACACCTGGTTCATTTTCTCTGAGTGCTTTCGGTATCGTACAGCCAGGAGAGTCGGTGATCCTGACAGAAAGTGATGCAACTGCTTTCCGTACAGCTTGGAATCTACCTAGCACAGTTAAGGTTATTGGTGGGTTGAATCAGAACTTAGGACGTGCGGATGAAATCAACCTATACGATGCTTCTAACAACCTTGTCGATCGCCTCACCTATGACGATCAAACATTTGCCGGTACGATCCGCACTCAAGGGGCGAGTGGCTGGACTGAAATAGCGAATCTCAACGATACTACCATTGATGCTGATTGGAAGCTCTCTGTTGTAAATGATGCCCAGAATTCTCAAACTTCTACAGGTGGAGATATTGGCAACCCCGGTATTTACAACTTTAGTCCTGGTGTCAACATCTTTCAATCTGGCGGTAGCACCAACATTGCCGAAGGTGGTGCTACTGATAGCTACAAAGTAGTGCTGAAAACCCAGCCGACAGCAAATGTCACCATCAGCATCAATCCTGGTAGCCAAACCACAACCAACCCAGCAACTCTGAGTTTCACCACAGCTAACTGGAACGTACCACAGACGGTGACTGTCACTGCCGTTGATGATGCAGTAGGAGAAGGCAATCATACTGGTAATATCAGCTACTTAGCAACCAGTAGCGATAGCAACTACAACGGTATTACTATTGCCAACGTTATTGCTAACATTACTGATAACGATGGTGGTAACACTGCTCCCACAATCCAGGCAGATAACGAAACAGTAATTGATCCAGAGAAAGTCACCGCTTTCCTCAGCATTCCCAACAATAGCCCCACTGGTAGCCCTGCAGCCTTTGTCAGTGGTGTAATTAATGACCCCACCGACCCCGCCCGCACGATTGGGATTGAGTTTAACGTTGCTGATGCAGAGACAGCCGCAGGTTCCTTAACCGTTACAGCCACCAGCAGCAACACCGCAGTTGTGGCTAACGGTAACCTGGGAATTACAGGAACCGGGAATAGCCGCAACCTGAAAATTACCCCAACTGGTGTAGGCTTTGCAGATATCACAGTTACTGTGAGTGACGGCACACTGAGTAATTCCTACGTTATTAAATATGCTGCTTCAGCCGCTGGTAATACTAACAGCCGTTTCTTGACGGGGACGAGTGACGCTTCGACAGCAATAGCGATCGACTCTAACTATATCTTCGTTGCCGATGACGAAGACCAAACCATTCGGTTATACGATCGCAATAATTCCGGTTTACCAATCAACAGCTTTGACTTCACCGCTTCTCTGGGATTATCTGGTTCTAGTGAAGTCGATATCGAAGCCTCAACCCGGATTGGGAACACAATTTACTGGCTAGGTTCCCACAGCAACAACAGCAGTAATGAAGACAGACCCAACCGCGAGCGCATTTTTGCCACCCAAATTTCTGGTACTGGGGCGAATACAACCCTCACATTCCAGGGATACTACAAGTTTTTAGAAGATGACCTCATTGCTTGGGATAACGCCAACGGTCAGGTTTTGGGATTGGCTGCGAGTGCGGCTAATGGTGTATCTCCGGAAGTGGCAAACGGCTTTAACATTGAAGGCTTGACAATTGCCCCCGATGGTACTACCGCCTACGTTGCTTTCCGTGCGCCCAACGAACCAACCACTAACCGCACCAAAGCGCTGATTGTTCCAGTCACTAATTTTACCAGCATCCTGAATAACTCAGGTGGTACAACTGGTTCTGCAACCTTTGGCTCGCCCATTCAACTAGACTTGGGTGGGCGTGGTATCCGCAGTATTGAGCGTAATGCTAGTAATCAGTACATTATTATTGCTGGCCCAGCAGGTGCAGCTACAGGAACCGCTCCCAACGACTTCCGGCTTTACACTTGGACTGGTAACTCAGCAGATGCACCAGTATTGCGAGCAGCCGATTTGACCGCCCTGAATGCTGGGGGTAGCTTCGAGTCGATTGTCGAAGTGCCAAATTCCCTAACTAGCGGTACCCAAATCCAAGTACTCGTAGATAACGGCGATACAGTTTGGTACAACGACAGCACAATTTCCAAAGACCTCGCCCAGAATAACTTCCAAAAATTCCGTAGTGAAACCATCACCCTTGGTAATGAGGTTACCGCCCCCACCATTACCAAAATCCACGACATTCAAGGCAGTGGTTCCACCTTTAACACTGGCTTTGGTGGTACACGCACCATTGAAGGTATTGTTGTTAGTGCCTTCCTCGGCTCGACAAAATTAAATGGCTTCTACGTCCAAGAAGAAGATGCTGACGCCGACACCAACTTCTCAACTTCAGAAGCCATCTTTGTTTTTGACTCCTCAGGACAATTCACCGGTGTCGCTGGCGATAAAGTCCGGGTAACTGGAACCGTTGCCGAATTTACCAGCACTAGTAGTGGCGTTACCAGCAGCTTGACTCAACTTTCTAGTGTGACAAGTGTCGTCAACCTGGGCGCTAGTACACTACCTACAATCACTAACATCCAGCTACCAGTTACCAGCGTGGCAGACTTGGAACGCTACGAAGGAATGTTAGTAAATGTTAGCGGCGGCACTGGTAACCTCACTGTTACCGAATATTTTGAACTAGGTCGTTTTGGACAAGTTGTCCTCGCGGCAAATGGTGCTAGCAACCAACCAGGAACCGACGGCAGACTTGACCAATATACCCAATTCAACGCCCCAAGTGTTAGCGGCAACTCTGCCTATTTAGCTGAGATTGCCAAGCGCCAGATTATTCTGGATGACGGTAGGAATACTCAAAATCCTGACCCGATTATCTTTGCTCGTGGCGGTAATCCTCTCAGTGCATCTAACACCCTACGCGGTGGTGATACCGTTGCCAGCATTACTGGTGTTTTAGACGAACGCTTTGAAGGGTATCGCATTCAAACTTCCACTGGCGTCAACTTTACTCCAGCTAATCCCCGCCCTACCACAGTACCAGATGTGGGTGGAACGCTGAAAGTTGCCAGCTTTAACGTTCTCAACTACTTTAACGGTAATGGTACTGGTGGTGGCTTTCCTACTTCCCGTGGAGCCGAGAATCTCAACGAATTCAACCGTCAGCGCGACAAAACGATCGCTGCAATCATTGGCTTAAATGCCGATGTTGTCGGTCTAATTGAACTGGAGAACGATGGTTACGGTGCTACCAGCGCTATTCAAGATTTAGTCAATGGATTGAATGCCGTTGCGGGTGCTGGCACTTATGCCTTTATCAATCCCGGAACCAGTTTAGCAACTGACGAAATTACCGTCGGATTAATTTACAAACCCGGCAAAGTTACCCCCGTTGGTGCAGCAGCAGCAATACCTAATGGATATGGTTCAGGTTCGTTTGACTTGGTGGGACGTAAACCCCTAGCGCAAACCTTCCAACAAATCTCAACGGGTGAGAGTTTCACCGCAGTTGTTAACCACTTTAAATCCAAGGGTTCAAGTTCCGGTGGTGTTGGTGATGCTGATGCAGGAGATGGTCAAGGTCTATCCAATGGGACACGGACTCGCCAAGCTCAAGATTTAGCACAATGGTTAGCCACAAATCCCACAAATACCACTGATCCAGATTACCTGATTTTGGGTGACCTCAACGCCTATGCCAAGGAAGATCCGCTAACAACTTTGCAAAATGCCGGATATAACAACCTGCTGCCAAATACCTCCTATTCATATGTCTTCGATGGACAGGTGGGTTCCCTTGACCATGCTTTAGGCACTAGCAGTCTGGCGTCACAAGTTACAGGTGCAGAAAAATGGCACATCAACGCCGATGAGCCTACTGTTCTCGACTACAACACCAACTTTAAGTCAGCAGGGCAACAAACCAGCTTATATAATGCTGATGCTTTCCGTTCTTCTGACCACGATCCAGTAGTTGTGGGATTGGATTTATACAGCATTAACGTCATTGCTCCTCCCGCAGGTAGTCGAAATCCAATCACAGGGACAGCAGGAAATGACCGGATTTTCGGTGGTGCTGGGGCAAAAACTATCACCACTGGCGCTGGTAGAGATGAAATTGTTTATACCAACATTAATGAAGTGGGTCATCGCATCACTGATTTTGAAGTCGGTAAAGACAAAATTGTCCTGACTCAGTTGCTAGATAGTCTGGTTTCTGGTGGCTATAACGGCACAAATGCCATCACCGATGGCTACGTGAAATTGGTGCAAGGATCTACCGCTAGCGCTTCTATTCTCCAGATTGACAATGATGGATTAGTTGGCTCCGCCATCTTCAGAAATTTCCTGGTGTTAGACAACGTTAGCCAACAGTTAGCAAACAACACCCAAAACTTCGTTTTCTAG
- a CDS encoding universal stress protein: MTTTGTVPEEIIATADKYHVTAIVMGKRGHQPWEQVLIGSVSQAVLEASPIPVILLENREPKSV; the protein is encoded by the coding sequence TTGACCACTACAGGTACTGTACCAGAAGAGATTATTGCCACTGCCGATAAGTATCATGTCACAGCGATCGTCATGGGAAAACGCGGACATCAACCTTGGGAGCAAGTATTAATTGGCTCAGTATCGCAAGCAGTCTTAGAAGCTAGCCCAATTCCTGTAATTTTGCTAGAAAATCGTGAGCCTAAATCAGTTTAA
- a CDS encoding MFS transporter, which produces MQLQNKFAQKIPRTVWVLGFVSLLTDISSEMIHSILPLFLVSVLGANVLTVGLIEGVAEATASVLKVFSGVLSDYLGHRKGLAMLGYGLSTFVKPLFAIATSPTGVLIARFGDRLGKGIRVAPRDALVADFTSPEIRGAAYGLRQSLDTIGAFLGPLAAFTLMAASGNNFRLVFWLALIPGFLAVALLTVGVREAKTSRTQESRRNPLQWQALHSLGQRYWILVVVALLFNLGNSSDAFLLLRAEQTGISAPLVPLTLVVMNIAYSLSAYPLGILSDRLGKFGLLLGGLLLYALVYLGFAFVQAPWQVWGLFALYGLHLGMSQGLLLALVANIIPANLRGTAFGFLNLAVGLALLPASLLAGGLWQTMGATATFIAGSLFALAAVLLLLTQRHKYLKDINIK; this is translated from the coding sequence ATGCAGCTACAAAATAAATTTGCCCAGAAAATTCCCCGCACTGTTTGGGTGTTGGGATTTGTCAGCCTGCTGACAGATATTAGTTCCGAGATGATTCATTCTATCTTGCCTTTATTTCTCGTCTCAGTATTAGGGGCAAATGTATTAACTGTTGGCTTGATTGAAGGTGTCGCAGAAGCTACAGCTTCAGTTTTAAAAGTTTTTTCTGGAGTGTTGAGTGATTATCTGGGACATCGCAAAGGGTTAGCGATGCTTGGGTATGGGTTATCTACGTTTGTGAAACCACTCTTTGCTATAGCTACCAGTCCCACTGGGGTGTTGATAGCGAGGTTTGGCGATCGCCTCGGTAAGGGTATCCGCGTAGCCCCCCGTGATGCTTTAGTTGCGGATTTTACTAGCCCAGAAATACGCGGTGCAGCTTACGGATTACGTCAGTCGCTTGATACCATAGGTGCATTTTTGGGGCCTTTGGCAGCATTTACCCTCATGGCTGCTTCAGGAAATAACTTCCGCTTGGTGTTTTGGCTAGCACTAATTCCTGGGTTTTTAGCAGTAGCTTTATTAACAGTGGGGGTACGGGAAGCGAAGACGAGCAGGACTCAGGAAAGCCGCCGCAATCCTCTGCAATGGCAAGCTTTACACAGTTTGGGTCAACGATACTGGATACTCGTAGTAGTAGCGCTGTTATTCAATTTAGGTAACTCTAGTGATGCTTTTCTTTTACTGCGCGCAGAGCAAACAGGCATTTCTGCGCCACTTGTACCGTTGACCCTGGTGGTGATGAATATAGCCTACTCCCTAAGTGCTTACCCATTAGGAATACTTTCCGATCGCCTAGGTAAATTTGGGCTATTGCTGGGTGGATTGCTTTTATACGCTTTGGTGTATCTGGGCTTTGCATTCGTGCAAGCACCTTGGCAAGTCTGGGGATTATTTGCCCTCTATGGCCTGCATTTAGGTATGAGTCAAGGATTATTGTTGGCGCTAGTAGCAAATATTATCCCGGCAAATTTACGCGGTACGGCTTTTGGATTCCTCAACTTGGCAGTGGGATTAGCCCTGTTACCTGCCAGTTTGCTAGCAGGTGGGTTGTGGCAGACAATGGGAGCAACAGCAACATTTATCGCTGGGAGCCTGTTTGCATTAGCTGCTGTGTTGTTATTGCTGACTCAAAGACATAAATATCTCAAAGACATAAATATTAAATGA
- a CDS encoding Chromate resistance protein ChrB — translation MDRKCWNLLVYKVPAQPSTQRVYVWRKLKGLGALYLQQSVCVLPQREDLQQSLVELKADITAGGGEADLLTIWIDEPEQNAMFVDRFQQQADQEYQEFLGQCRDFHTELSHEREIDNLTFAELEENEAELTKLRSWLPKIRDRDLFNAPGYAQATEAFKACELDFQQFSEQVYQAQEINSEPV, via the coding sequence ATGGATAGAAAATGTTGGAACTTATTGGTGTACAAAGTACCTGCACAGCCTTCAACACAGAGGGTTTATGTTTGGCGTAAACTCAAGGGATTAGGCGCACTCTATTTACAACAGTCGGTGTGTGTGTTGCCTCAGCGAGAAGACTTGCAACAAAGCTTGGTAGAATTGAAAGCAGATATTACAGCAGGTGGTGGCGAGGCAGATTTATTAACCATTTGGATTGATGAACCGGAGCAAAATGCGATGTTTGTCGATCGCTTCCAACAGCAGGCTGATCAAGAATATCAAGAGTTTTTAGGGCAGTGTCGAGATTTTCATACGGAACTTAGTCACGAACGGGAAATAGACAACCTCACTTTTGCTGAGTTAGAAGAAAACGAAGCGGAACTGACTAAACTACGTTCTTGGTTACCTAAAATCCGCGATCGCGATCTTTTCAACGCACCAGGATATGCACAAGCTACTGAAGCATTTAAAGCATGTGAGTTAGATTTTCAGCAATTCAGTGAACAGGTATATCAAGCACAAGAGATAAACTCAGAACCTGTGTAA